From Chryseobacterium gallinarum, one genomic window encodes:
- a CDS encoding SusC/RagA family TonB-linked outer membrane protein gives MNVKLRVLTAGVLFFTGQAAFAQEKDSKKDKETKIEEVVVLGYSKTATKAKTTTSSVTVGAETLENRPNISVLNSIQGTAPGIVVNSASGSPGSGKFNILIRGASSLNGSTDPLYVVDGVITSGSQFRNLNSYDIETFSILKDAQATAIYGNRAANGVVVITTKGGKFNSGLKVSYDALSSFSKLPNADYNMANAQQLLHLQKNLQTGLGKTLSRDEINNWGVDTDWNKQFTRIGISQQHNLSITGGGENINNFLSLGYLDSEGTVRSTDFKRFTMRNNLNGKSKDGKLSFGAIMGLGYSKRNQLDDETNTGIANNTLQNPLFGGVLSRPYIGPSPYANGQELYNAIKGDASNNRQWILQDNINGGIRNRFTELSISANANVNYKITDYLSVGNRTGIEYKQYERIFARSPLGYLSISVANSDGSRYGGNEDFTTTRDLTFNSITNITFNKSFGDHTITAAAYLDYIKAHVSTTSQRQNGLNPLQWEFGAGTGYIPFNPDTPNIYRPSNSASKVTAGTLAYFATVDYDFQDKYGVSGVVRRDGSYRFLPTNRWETFWSVAARWNIDKEDFMANSGFRLLKLRASIGTTGNQNLGIATDNGNPLALLPNNFLDLYNGFSGYQNMLGYNFVNLSNPYLEWEQVKQSNIGLDFNYKGLIEGSVDYYQKRTSRMFNDLQKSSVTGYYSIRGNDGVLDNKGIEGLIKYNVIRNQDTKLSIFANAAYNSNKIVSMNSENLAGDVVNAIGGPAGQYQLYTYVGVNRDNGNLQFLDKNGNITEAPTSADRVLTGKSRYAKFTGGFGFNFQHKGWFLDTLFSFQQGGWIYDNLQSWIMDPSAAANRNLSADLLNAWTPDNRDTDVPALKASNLSLGSSDRFLHRSDFIRLKNITVGYNFSKDQLGKLPVRGIKVFVQAENLYTWTDWKGFDPEPITSYSLNVYPNPRTVSVGLNVDF, from the coding sequence ATGAATGTGAAGTTACGTGTTTTGACAGCCGGAGTTTTGTTTTTTACAGGACAGGCTGCATTCGCTCAGGAAAAAGACTCTAAGAAAGACAAGGAGACTAAAATTGAGGAAGTAGTGGTGTTAGGATATAGCAAAACGGCTACGAAAGCTAAAACTACAACATCTTCGGTAACAGTGGGTGCTGAAACTTTAGAAAACAGACCGAATATCTCTGTGCTAAACTCAATCCAGGGTACTGCTCCGGGGATTGTAGTGAATTCAGCATCAGGGTCTCCGGGTTCTGGTAAATTCAATATCCTGATCAGAGGTGCCAGTTCCCTGAATGGTTCTACAGATCCTTTGTATGTTGTGGATGGGGTGATCACTTCCGGATCCCAGTTTAGAAACTTAAACTCTTATGATATTGAAACATTCAGTATCCTGAAAGATGCTCAGGCAACAGCAATATATGGAAACAGAGCTGCGAATGGAGTAGTGGTTATTACAACAAAAGGTGGGAAGTTTAATTCCGGGCTAAAAGTTTCTTATGACGCTTTGAGTTCTTTCAGTAAGCTACCTAATGCGGACTACAATATGGCAAATGCTCAGCAATTGTTACATCTTCAAAAGAACTTACAAACCGGTTTAGGAAAAACCTTATCTCGTGATGAGATTAACAACTGGGGAGTAGATACAGACTGGAACAAACAGTTTACCCGTATTGGTATTTCCCAACAACATAACTTGTCAATTACCGGAGGTGGCGAAAACATCAATAACTTTTTATCTTTAGGATATCTTGATAGTGAAGGTACGGTAAGGTCTACAGACTTCAAAAGGTTTACCATGAGAAACAACCTTAACGGTAAGTCTAAAGATGGAAAATTATCCTTCGGGGCTATCATGGGGTTAGGATATTCGAAAAGAAACCAGCTGGATGATGAAACCAATACAGGTATTGCCAATAACACGCTTCAGAACCCTTTATTCGGGGGAGTTCTTTCAAGACCATATATCGGACCATCTCCCTATGCTAATGGACAGGAGTTATATAACGCTATCAAAGGAGATGCGTCTAACAACAGACAGTGGATTCTTCAGGATAACATCAATGGTGGAATCAGAAACAGGTTTACAGAATTAAGTATCTCTGCTAACGCTAACGTAAACTATAAAATTACAGACTACTTGAGCGTTGGAAACAGAACAGGAATCGAGTATAAACAGTATGAGAGAATTTTTGCAAGATCTCCACTAGGATACCTTTCTATCAGTGTTGCTAATTCAGATGGATCCAGATATGGAGGGAATGAAGACTTCACTACAACAAGAGATTTAACATTCAACAGTATTACGAATATTACATTCAATAAATCTTTTGGAGATCATACCATTACTGCTGCTGCGTACTTGGATTATATCAAAGCTCATGTCAGTACAACTTCTCAGAGACAAAATGGTCTGAATCCATTACAGTGGGAGTTTGGTGCAGGAACAGGTTATATTCCTTTTAATCCCGATACACCAAACATTTACAGACCTTCTAACAGTGCTTCAAAAGTAACAGCCGGTACATTAGCTTACTTTGCAACAGTGGACTATGACTTCCAAGATAAATATGGGGTAAGTGGAGTTGTAAGAAGAGATGGTTCTTACCGTTTCCTTCCTACCAACAGATGGGAGACTTTCTGGTCAGTAGCAGCAAGATGGAATATCGACAAAGAAGATTTCATGGCGAATTCAGGATTCAGATTGCTTAAGTTAAGAGCATCGATCGGTACTACCGGTAACCAGAATTTAGGAATTGCTACGGATAACGGTAACCCGTTAGCTTTACTTCCAAATAACTTCCTTGACTTATATAACGGTTTCTCAGGATATCAGAATATGTTAGGGTATAATTTTGTTAACTTATCAAACCCTTACTTAGAGTGGGAGCAGGTGAAACAAAGCAATATCGGATTAGATTTCAACTATAAAGGATTGATTGAAGGTAGTGTTGATTACTATCAGAAAAGAACATCAAGAATGTTCAATGATCTTCAGAAATCATCAGTTACTGGATACTACTCAATCAGAGGTAACGACGGAGTCCTTGATAACAAAGGGATTGAAGGATTGATCAAATATAATGTGATCAGAAACCAGGATACCAAACTATCTATTTTCGCCAACGCAGCATACAACTCGAACAAGATTGTTTCCATGAATAGCGAAAACCTTGCAGGAGATGTGGTAAATGCTATTGGTGGACCTGCCGGACAATATCAGTTATATACCTATGTTGGGGTAAATCGTGATAACGGAAACTTACAGTTCCTTGACAAAAACGGAAACATTACTGAAGCTCCAACCTCTGCAGACAGAGTGTTAACAGGAAAATCAAGATATGCTAAGTTTACAGGAGGTTTCGGATTCAATTTCCAACATAAAGGATGGTTCCTTGACACATTATTCTCTTTCCAGCAAGGAGGATGGATCTATGACAACTTACAATCATGGATTATGGACCCAAGTGCTGCTGCCAACAGAAACCTTTCTGCTGACTTACTGAACGCCTGGACTCCTGATAACAGAGACACGGATGTACCTGCCTTGAAAGCGAGTAACCTAAGCTTAGGTTCTTCAGACAGATTCTTACACAGATCAGATTTCATAAGACTGAAGAATATTACTGTAGGATATAACTTTAGCAAAGATCAATTAGGTAAATTGCCGGTAAGAGGTATTAAAGTATTCGTTCAGGCAGAAAACCTTTACACATGGACAGATTGGAAAGGATTTGATCCGGAGCCGATTACTTCGTATTCACTAAATGTTTATCCTAACCCAAGAACCGTATCTGTAGGTTTAAATGTTGATTTTTAA
- a CDS encoding RagB/SusD family nutrient uptake outer membrane protein, producing the protein MKKIINIAVFSFASFWLIGCSDDRFNVLPNDQDSPETIFTSETNYRVVVDGAYDAFKSPTYYNGDTGSSIILGDVLADNLILNTEGRQTNKAAYEWSFTPQSSDVTSLYASAYFVISRANLVLDNLNKVPYTNYMKNIEAEAKAIRAIAHFDLVRAYSKIPTQSVDASSSLGIAYVTTFNPAIKPTRDASVIVTYDKIIADLLDALDKINTTNGSIGRLNKTSILGFLSRVYLYKGDYSKAIEYGEKCISAYPSVGSRDNFINIWRDASDDGELFTILNSNVSADNVNVGVAYSQDVSGIRSEHNINYDLFTKYKDTDVRKTAYILTANFGSTPYNNVVKYRVRTGSTVRGVVDIKFLRSAEVYLNVAEAYMKSSTANPVRALQLLNALRVQRYDASYVLGTETGTDLLNAIYLERRLELAFENDRFWTIKRLGQPVVRSDYGSLANGGGTDVPTGSLKTLPANNFRFVLPIPQDAINLNPNIVQNPNY; encoded by the coding sequence ATGAAAAAAATAATTAATATAGCAGTATTTTCATTTGCGTCCTTCTGGTTGATAGGATGTAGCGATGATAGGTTTAACGTTCTTCCTAATGATCAGGATTCTCCTGAAACAATATTTACTTCTGAAACTAATTATAGAGTTGTTGTAGATGGTGCTTATGATGCATTTAAAAGTCCTACTTATTATAATGGAGATACAGGGAGTTCTATTATCCTTGGAGACGTGCTTGCTGATAATCTTATTTTAAATACAGAGGGAAGGCAAACTAACAAAGCTGCCTATGAATGGTCTTTCACTCCACAATCTTCAGATGTCACATCTCTATATGCTTCTGCATATTTTGTTATTTCTAGAGCAAACCTCGTGTTAGATAACCTAAATAAGGTTCCTTATACTAACTATATGAAGAATATTGAGGCTGAAGCAAAGGCTATTAGAGCAATAGCGCACTTTGATTTGGTCAGAGCTTATTCTAAGATTCCTACCCAGAGCGTTGATGCTTCATCTTCTTTAGGAATTGCTTATGTTACAACTTTTAATCCAGCTATTAAGCCAACAAGAGATGCTTCTGTTATTGTAACTTATGATAAGATCATTGCTGATTTACTAGATGCTTTAGATAAAATTAATACTACAAATGGAAGCATTGGAAGGCTGAATAAGACTTCAATATTAGGTTTTCTATCGAGAGTATATTTGTATAAGGGGGATTATTCAAAAGCTATAGAATATGGGGAAAAATGCATATCAGCTTATCCATCTGTAGGTAGTAGGGATAATTTTATAAATATATGGAGAGATGCGTCTGATGATGGAGAATTATTTACCATTCTAAACTCTAATGTTTCTGCTGATAATGTTAATGTTGGAGTGGCTTATAGTCAGGATGTATCAGGTATTCGTTCTGAACATAACATAAATTATGATTTGTTTACTAAATATAAAGATACTGACGTTAGAAAAACAGCTTATATTCTTACTGCTAATTTTGGATCTACACCATATAATAATGTTGTAAAGTATAGAGTTAGAACGGGTTCAACAGTGAGAGGAGTAGTTGATATTAAATTTCTTAGATCGGCAGAAGTTTATCTTAATGTGGCAGAGGCTTATATGAAATCATCAACAGCCAATCCTGTAAGAGCATTACAATTACTAAATGCATTGAGAGTTCAAAGATATGATGCATCGTATGTGCTAGGTACAGAAACGGGAACAGATTTATTAAATGCTATTTATTTGGAAAGAAGATTAGAATTAGCCTTTGAAAATGATCGTTTCTGGACTATTAAGAGATTAGGACAGCCTGTTGTGAGGTCTGATTATGGTTCATTAGCTAATGGGGGAGGAACAGATGTTCCTACTGGATCATTAAAAACACTCCCAGCTAATAACTTTAGGTTTGTATTGCCTATTCCCCAAGATGCTATAAATTTAAATCCCAATATAGTACAAAATCCTAATTATTAA
- a CDS encoding SusC/RagA family TonB-linked outer membrane protein produces MNVKLKVLSVGALFFIGQAAWAQKIERDTIPKENEIDEIVVTGYQKKNKDDVTSAITVVSGKSLSNFSSSTMGTNALQGKAAGVNIAALNGKPGGGSAINIRGLGNITTSLGASNPLFVIDGFIVGNDQRAQDVFNSINPSDYENISVLKDAAAAAIYGSQGANGVIVLTTKSGKSGRPVITFSSRIGFSEKIKDINFRMMNAAEKISYEKQMFALGIPGYNQWTDQATQSALELDHNWQKDILRTSSIESYQVGIRGGNEKSKYTISLGYDSDNGIVRNIHAYKRYTGRMKYEANPTDRLSFGASMGVNYTSSQEIRDRNNTQNPFRAMYDYNSFEPVYMPNGSYNPTRQGFPILEALKNNPENINSLIIDGNIFAQYKIVEGLNFKTQLGGYYNNIRRTSKTLRGSFLDTILGINGSVVEQNQNRFRYTTSNTLNYVKSFGNHNFDLLALVEYTEFRNDYISGTGRNFSSPSLSELGNASIPFAIAGYDELYRTFSYGAFLTYDFSKKYILTASIRQDKDSRFGRNNVSSEPFWSLSGAWNVTNEDFFKSGKVVSLLKLRASIGTRGYNNIGLNLNNFLMSGGVYGTFPTIVANSNYGNPDLKWEVTKSQNYGAEFGFLRNRVRGTIDYFIDQKKDFILSVPNFSSEGGGYSTNINAGDLSNKGLEISLSADVIKTSNFNWSIRANTSIMSYKLKKLRDGEMERIYGINILREGYEPFSFFLVKSAGINPANGNEIYYTKDGGTTEIYNSNDAVLIDNKSPLPKFFGGFGTTLSYKSFDLQADFTYKSGNYTYNYMARNMLNYNNGTTSNMRSDAANYWMTPGQTNVLPRPNNPTNAPGGITGVQITDRFLQDASFIRLRNVSIGYTIDKKTIGESLPINKIRFSLTGQNLATWTKFEGDPEVSVGSGENQTGAGQTFINGAFALYSYPAVKTYLFGIELEF; encoded by the coding sequence ATGAATGTGAAATTAAAAGTACTAAGTGTCGGTGCCTTGTTCTTTATTGGGCAGGCTGCATGGGCGCAGAAAATCGAGAGGGATACTATTCCTAAAGAGAATGAGATTGATGAAATTGTTGTTACAGGTTATCAGAAAAAAAATAAAGATGATGTTACTTCTGCAATTACTGTTGTTTCGGGTAAGTCTTTGTCAAATTTTTCATCTTCTACAATGGGGACTAATGCTTTACAGGGAAAAGCAGCAGGAGTAAATATTGCAGCATTGAATGGGAAACCAGGTGGTGGATCAGCAATTAATATTAGAGGACTTGGTAATATTACAACTTCACTTGGGGCATCTAATCCTTTGTTTGTCATTGATGGTTTTATTGTAGGAAATGATCAAAGAGCACAAGATGTATTTAATTCGATAAACCCGAGTGATTATGAAAATATTTCTGTGTTAAAAGATGCAGCGGCAGCAGCTATTTATGGTTCACAAGGAGCAAATGGAGTAATCGTTTTAACGACTAAAAGTGGTAAATCAGGAAGGCCTGTTATTACTTTTAGTTCACGTATTGGATTTTCTGAGAAAATTAAAGATATTAATTTTCGTATGATGAATGCTGCTGAAAAAATTAGTTATGAAAAACAAATGTTTGCTTTGGGAATTCCGGGATATAATCAATGGACTGATCAAGCAACACAGTCAGCTTTAGAATTAGATCATAACTGGCAAAAAGATATTTTAAGAACTTCATCTATTGAGTCATATCAAGTAGGTATTAGAGGAGGAAATGAAAAATCAAAGTATACAATTTCATTAGGTTATGATTCGGATAATGGTATTGTTAGAAATATTCATGCCTATAAAAGATATACAGGAAGGATGAAATATGAGGCTAATCCTACGGATAGATTAAGTTTCGGTGCTTCAATGGGAGTTAACTATACTTCATCTCAGGAAATAAGGGATCGGAATAATACTCAAAATCCTTTCAGGGCGATGTATGATTATAATAGCTTCGAACCTGTATATATGCCGAATGGGAGTTATAATCCAACGCGGCAAGGTTTTCCTATATTAGAAGCTCTTAAAAACAACCCTGAAAATATAAACTCTTTAATTATTGATGGAAATATATTTGCCCAGTATAAAATTGTCGAAGGATTGAACTTCAAAACTCAGCTAGGAGGTTACTATAATAACATAAGGAGAACTTCTAAAACTTTGAGAGGATCATTTTTAGATACTATCTTAGGTATTAATGGAAGTGTAGTAGAACAAAATCAAAATCGTTTCAGGTATACAACCTCAAATACATTAAACTACGTAAAGTCATTTGGCAATCATAACTTTGATTTATTAGCTTTAGTTGAATATACTGAGTTTAGAAATGACTATATAAGCGGCACAGGACGGAACTTTTCTTCACCATCTTTAAGTGAATTGGGCAATGCTTCTATTCCTTTTGCAATAGCAGGATATGATGAATTATACAGAACATTTTCTTATGGTGCATTCTTAACTTATGACTTTTCTAAAAAATATATCTTAACAGCTTCTATCAGGCAAGATAAAGACTCTCGTTTCGGTCGAAATAATGTTTCTTCAGAACCTTTTTGGTCTTTAAGTGGAGCATGGAATGTAACAAACGAGGATTTTTTTAAAAGTGGCAAAGTCGTGTCTTTGCTTAAGCTTAGAGCTTCAATAGGGACAAGGGGATATAATAACATTGGCCTCAATTTAAATAATTTTTTGATGTCAGGAGGTGTTTATGGTACATTTCCAACTATAGTAGCTAATAGTAATTATGGGAATCCTGATTTAAAATGGGAAGTAACTAAATCTCAAAATTATGGTGCAGAATTCGGTTTCTTAAGAAATAGAGTACGAGGTACAATAGACTATTTTATTGATCAAAAGAAAGATTTTATTTTATCAGTCCCTAATTTCAGTTCAGAAGGCGGAGGATATTCAACAAATATTAATGCTGGTGATCTTTCTAATAAAGGATTAGAAATTAGTTTGTCTGCAGATGTAATAAAAACAAGCAACTTTAATTGGAGCATACGGGCTAATACAAGTATTATGAGCTACAAACTCAAAAAATTAAGAGATGGTGAAATGGAAAGGATTTATGGAATTAATATTTTGAGAGAAGGTTATGAGCCGTTTTCTTTCTTTCTGGTTAAGAGTGCAGGAATAAATCCTGCTAATGGAAATGAAATATATTATACTAAAGATGGAGGAACAACGGAAATCTATAATTCTAATGACGCTGTTTTAATAGATAATAAATCTCCACTGCCTAAATTTTTTGGTGGATTTGGTACCACTTTGTCTTATAAAAGTTTTGATCTGCAAGCCGACTTTACTTATAAATCTGGAAATTATACCTATAACTATATGGCTCGTAATATGTTAAATTATAATAATGGAACAACAAGTAATATGAGGTCTGATGCTGCTAATTATTGGATGACACCTGGACAAACAAATGTATTACCGAGACCGAATAATCCAACTAATGCTCCAGGTGGTATTACTGGAGTACAGATTACGGATCGGTTTTTACAGGATGCTTCATTTATCAGACTTAGAAATGTAAGTATAGGATATACAATTGATAAGAAAACAATTGGAGAGTCGCTTCCTATAAATAAAATACGATTTTCATTAACAGGACAAAACTTAGCTACTTGGACAAAGTTTGAAGGAGACCCTGAGGTGTCTGTTGGATCAGGAGAAAACCAGACAGGAGCAGGACAAACGTTTATTAATGGAGCCTTTGCTCTTTATAGTTATCCGGCTGTGAAAACATATTTATTTGGAATTGAATTAGAATTTTAA
- a CDS encoding hydroxymethylglutaryl-CoA synthase family protein — translation MTFGIEAASYYVPGLYLEINDLAEKRGIEPAKLEKGLGLHKMGLPDVHEDAATFAAEALLKLIKDYNINPKEIARVYLGTESALDAAKPTASYAVQMVEKVLEKEFGERCFKNCDVVDMTFACVGGVDALHNSLDFVRVNPDKKAVVIASDYAKYELASSGEYTQGGGAVALLVSSKPDLLEIENNWGVASESVFDFFKPRRSYKKDDLKNAPATYPDSIEIFTDEPVFDGQYSNQCYQDRIREAYNHYKEITGKVKPYETWRYLIFHLPYAFHGKRVFTEIYSLENGLSYESPDEQKAIAKSEDYLQLIQHKIEKTQRASSEIGNMYTASIFMALLSALQISFNENEELSGEEIGFFGYGSGSKSKVFSGKISPDWKKVVEKWNLFENLNKRIAINFETYERLHRKQLKQSVNPDYKGFGLTSIEMENPVLTGARYYHCKG, via the coding sequence ATGACTTTTGGAATTGAGGCAGCAAGCTATTATGTGCCTGGTTTGTATTTGGAGATCAATGATTTGGCAGAGAAAAGAGGAATAGAACCGGCGAAATTGGAAAAAGGATTGGGATTGCATAAAATGGGATTACCGGATGTACATGAAGATGCAGCAACCTTTGCAGCGGAAGCATTACTGAAACTTATTAAAGATTATAACATCAATCCGAAAGAAATTGCAAGGGTGTATCTGGGAACGGAAAGTGCGCTGGATGCAGCAAAACCTACAGCATCTTATGCTGTACAAATGGTGGAAAAAGTCCTGGAGAAAGAGTTTGGAGAAAGATGCTTTAAAAATTGTGATGTTGTGGATATGACTTTTGCCTGTGTAGGAGGGGTAGATGCTTTGCACAACTCCCTGGATTTTGTAAGGGTAAATCCGGATAAAAAAGCTGTGGTCATCGCCAGTGATTATGCAAAATACGAACTGGCTTCCTCAGGTGAGTATACACAGGGAGGCGGAGCTGTAGCTTTGCTGGTTTCTTCAAAACCGGATTTATTGGAAATTGAAAATAATTGGGGAGTAGCATCAGAAAGTGTTTTTGACTTTTTTAAGCCAAGAAGATCATATAAAAAAGACGATTTAAAAAATGCTCCGGCCACCTATCCGGATAGCATTGAAATTTTTACCGATGAGCCTGTTTTTGATGGTCAGTATTCCAACCAATGTTACCAGGATAGAATAAGGGAAGCTTACAATCATTATAAAGAAATAACGGGAAAAGTAAAACCTTATGAAACCTGGAGATACCTGATCTTTCATCTTCCCTATGCTTTTCATGGGAAAAGAGTTTTTACAGAGATCTACAGCCTTGAAAACGGACTTTCTTATGAGTCTCCGGATGAGCAGAAAGCTATAGCCAAATCCGAAGATTACCTTCAGCTGATTCAGCATAAAATTGAAAAGACACAAAGAGCTTCTTCTGAAATAGGGAATATGTATACTGCTTCTATTTTTATGGCATTACTTTCTGCTTTACAGATTTCTTTTAATGAAAATGAAGAATTGTCCGGAGAAGAAATAGGATTCTTTGGCTATGGGAGCGGTTCAAAATCTAAGGTTTTTTCTGGGAAAATCTCTCCGGACTGGAAAAAGGTAGTTGAAAAATGGAACTTATTTGAAAATTTAAACAAGAGAATAGCCATCAATTTTGAGACCTATGAAAGATTGCATAGAAAGCAGCTGAAGCAATCTGTAAATCCGGATTATAAAGGATTTGGGTTAACTTCTATAGAAATGGAAAATCCTGTTTTAACGGGCGCCAGATATTATCACTGTAAAGGTTGA
- a CDS encoding M1 family metallopeptidase: MRKAILSIAILGILFSANVAAQTETSGREKIYRATHTKVTELKHTKLKVSFDYQKEQMNGEEWLTASPYFYPANELILDAKGMLIHEVALESNGKKSPLKYDYKDETLKISLDKTYQKNQDYTVYIKYTARPNEVKQKGSMAINDAKGLYFINAQGKEPDIPTQIWTQGETESSSAWFPTIDKPNQKTTQEIYMTVPDKYVTLSNGVLKGSQKEPNGLRTDHWVMDKRHSTYLFFMGVGEYAIVKDKWKNIPVDYYIEKEYEPYAKQIYGNTPEMIEFFSKKLNYDYPWAKYAQISGRNYVSGAMENTTATLHGSDILQKPGQLIDENTWEDTIAHELFHHWFGDLVTAESWSNLTVNESFANYSEYLWNEYKYGKDQADYHLMSDVNSYIHNPSDFKKNLVRFNYDSREDVFDLVTYQKGGGILNMLRNYLGDDAFFAGMNDYLKTYEYQNAEAHQLRLSFEKVSGKDLNWFFNQWYFGSGNPKINYSFTFEPVKKQVAVTINQTQDQLFEFPLAIDVYDNGKPKRYNVWVNAEARNTFNFDVSKAPDLVNINADGVLLADITDTKTPEQNLLQFTNSKEFKSRYKALTGIKDQVGKSPAATKLLAAALKDPFFRIRIKALELTDLTNSEQMKALGAEVEKLAANDPKTLVQAAAIGALAKTKDKKYLPVFEKGVNAVSNAVRGNSLSAILGIDPSRANSLADKIDLNGASDELLALFLPVVVKNKITSQMTYIAPLAAFYPFVKFQNPELGKTAEEGYNWIMSSDNLKAVESITKMLGYAKNQMADNPQAKMMIVQMLKDGLSKKMELLKQNPQKAESINKQIDALNKAIENFK, from the coding sequence ATGAGAAAGGCCATTTTATCGATTGCAATCCTTGGAATTTTATTTTCCGCCAACGTAGCAGCACAAACCGAGACTTCAGGAAGAGAGAAAATATACAGAGCTACTCATACCAAAGTAACGGAACTAAAGCATACCAAGCTGAAAGTAAGTTTTGATTATCAGAAAGAGCAGATGAATGGGGAAGAATGGCTTACCGCCTCACCCTATTTTTACCCTGCCAATGAACTGATACTGGATGCCAAAGGCATGCTGATCCATGAGGTGGCTCTTGAAAGCAATGGCAAAAAATCTCCCTTGAAGTACGACTATAAAGACGAAACTTTAAAGATCAGTCTTGATAAAACCTATCAGAAAAATCAGGATTATACTGTATATATTAAATATACGGCCCGCCCGAATGAAGTGAAGCAAAAAGGAAGTATGGCAATTAATGATGCAAAAGGACTTTACTTTATTAATGCTCAGGGAAAAGAACCTGATATACCTACACAAATCTGGACCCAGGGAGAAACGGAATCTTCTTCTGCATGGTTCCCGACTATTGATAAACCCAACCAGAAGACAACCCAGGAAATCTATATGACCGTTCCTGACAAATATGTGACCCTTTCTAACGGGGTTTTGAAAGGGTCACAGAAAGAACCAAACGGACTTAGAACAGACCACTGGGTGATGGATAAAAGACATTCCACCTATCTTTTCTTCATGGGAGTAGGAGAGTATGCTATTGTAAAAGATAAATGGAAAAATATTCCGGTTGACTATTATATAGAAAAGGAATACGAGCCTTATGCAAAGCAGATTTATGGAAATACTCCGGAAATGATTGAATTCTTTTCTAAAAAACTGAACTATGATTATCCATGGGCCAAATATGCACAGATTTCAGGAAGAAATTATGTGAGTGGAGCTATGGAGAATACAACGGCAACACTCCACGGAAGTGATATTCTTCAAAAACCGGGACAGCTTATTGATGAAAATACATGGGAAGATACCATTGCCCACGAATTGTTCCATCATTGGTTTGGAGATCTGGTTACCGCAGAAAGCTGGAGCAACCTTACCGTAAATGAATCTTTTGCCAACTATTCCGAATATCTATGGAACGAATATAAATATGGGAAAGATCAGGCAGATTATCACCTGATGTCTGATGTGAACTCATACATTCATAATCCATCTGATTTCAAGAAAAACCTGGTAAGATTCAACTATGATTCCCGGGAAGATGTGTTTGATCTGGTGACTTACCAGAAAGGAGGAGGAATCCTGAATATGTTGAGAAACTATCTGGGTGATGATGCCTTCTTTGCCGGAATGAATGATTATCTCAAAACCTATGAGTATCAGAATGCAGAGGCTCATCAATTGAGACTTTCTTTTGAGAAAGTTTCCGGAAAAGACCTGAACTGGTTCTTTAACCAATGGTATTTTGGAAGTGGAAATCCAAAGATCAATTACTCATTTACTTTTGAACCGGTGAAAAAGCAGGTTGCAGTAACGATTAACCAAACCCAGGATCAGCTGTTCGAGTTTCCTTTGGCTATTGATGTATATGATAATGGAAAACCGAAGAGGTACAATGTATGGGTAAATGCAGAAGCCAGAAATACATTTAATTTTGACGTTTCGAAAGCTCCGGATCTGGTGAACATTAATGCAGATGGAGTTTTACTGGCAGATATTACAGATACCAAAACTCCTGAACAGAATTTACTGCAGTTTACAAATTCTAAAGAGTTTAAGAGCAGGTATAAAGCCTTAACAGGAATAAAAGATCAGGTTGGAAAAAGCCCTGCTGCTACAAAGTTATTAGCAGCAGCATTGAAGGATCCATTCTTTAGGATAAGAATTAAAGCACTGGAACTGACGGATCTTACCAATTCCGAGCAGATGAAAGCACTGGGAGCAGAAGTAGAAAAGCTGGCAGCCAATGATCCCAAAACATTGGTACAGGCAGCTGCTATCGGAGCTCTGGCGAAAACAAAAGATAAAAAATACCTTCCGGTCTTTGAAAAAGGAGTCAATGCCGTTTCCAATGCTGTGAGAGGAAATTCTTTAAGTGCAATATTGGGTATCGATCCATCAAGAGCCAATAGCCTGGCAGATAAGATTGATTTGAATGGAGCGTCAGATGAATTACTGGCACTTTTCCTTCCCGTTGTTGTTAAAAATAAAATTACTTCCCAGATGACCTATATTGCGCCTTTAGCTGCATTTTATCCCTTTGTTAAATTCCAGAATCCTGAATTGGGAAAAACGGCAGAAGAAGGATATAACTGGATTATGAGTTCAGATAACCTGAAAGCGGTTGAAAGCATTACTAAAATGCTAGGTTATGCCAAAAACCAGATGGCAGATAATCCACAGGCCAAAATGATGATTGTCCAGATGCTGAAAGACGGATTAAGCAAAAAAATGGAATTACTGAAACAAAATCCACAGAAAGCAGAAAGTATCAACAAACAAATCGATGCTTTGAATAAGGCGATTGAAAATTTTAAATAA